GGAACTCTGCGGCGCTGGCGACGATGCCTTCGCTCAGGGCAAAGCCGAGGGCGAAGTCCGGCAGCGATTCCGGCGTGGCCATCATCACCACGAACGGCTCGCCGTTGTAGAGCAACGCCACCGGCGCCTCGACGATGACGCGGTCGTCGTGCTGCGTGCGCGCGTCGCCGTGCAGGCGCAGCGCCTGCACATCGCTCAGCGGGCCGCTCACACGGTCCCGCACAGCTGCCGTCCGCGCGAAGTTAGCCACAACACGGTGCGATCGCCGTCCTCGCGCTGCTCGACCAGGTCCAGGCCGTCGAAGCGCGGGTCGCTGCCCAGTGCCGACAACAGCCGCTGCAGTTCGCTCAGACCCAGCCCCAGCCGCTTGGCGACGCGGTGGATCGATTGCCCGTCTTCCCGGGCGAGCAGCTGCAATAGCGCCAGCGCGGAATCCTCGC
Above is a genomic segment from Lysobacter sp. S4-A87 containing:
- a CDS encoding helix-turn-helix domain-containing protein, which gives rise to MSEDSALALLQLLAREDGQSIHRVAKRLGLGLSELQRLLSALGSDPRFDGLDLVEQREDGDRTVLWLTSRGRQLCGTV